The Argentina anserina chromosome 3, drPotAnse1.1, whole genome shotgun sequence genome includes a region encoding these proteins:
- the LOC126789559 gene encoding homeobox-leucine zipper protein REVOLUTA gives MAMAVAHHQPRESSSGSSINKHLNDAGKYVRYTSEQVEALERVYAECPKPSSLRRQQLIRDCPILSNIEPKQIKVWFQNRRCREKQRKESSRLQTVNRKLSAMNKLLMEENDRLQKQVSQLVCENGYMRQQLHTAPATDASCDSVVTTPQHSLRDANNPAGLLSIAEETLAEFLSKATGTAVDWVQMPGMKPGPDSVGIFAISQSCSGVAARACGLVSLEHTKITEILKDRPSWFRDCRSLEVFTMFPAGNGGTIELIYTQTYAPTTLAPARDFWTLRYTTTLDNGSFVVCERSLSGSGAGPNGASAGQFVRAEMLPSGYLIRPCEGGGSIIHIVDHLNLEAWSVPEVLRPLYESSKVVAQKRTIAALRYIRQIAQETSGEVVYSLGRQPAVLRTFSQRLIRGFNDAVNGFNDDGWSLINCDGAEDIIMAVNSTKNMTTMNPSNSFAFLGGILCAKASMLLQNVPPAVLVRFLREHRSEWADFNVDAYAAASLKSGSYAHPGMRPTRFTGGQIIMPLGHTIEHEELLEVVRLEGHSFSQEEEFVSRDIHLLQICSGVDENAVGACSELVFAPIDELFPDDAPLLPSGFRIIPLESKTNDSKDALTTHRTLDLTSSFEVGSTTNQNAGDLNSFHNARSVLTIAFQFPFESSLQDNVASMARQYVRNVISSVQRVAMAISPSGLSPPLGPKLSPGSPEALTLANWIYHSYSYHLGAELLQPDSLGGDSMLKHLWHHHDAILCCSLKSLPVFIFANQAGLDMLETTLVALQDISLDKIFDESGRKTLCTDFAKLMQQGFAYLPAGICMSTMGRHVTYEQAIGWKVLSGEDNSVHCLAFSFVNWSFV, from the exons ATGGCGATGGCTGTGGCTCATCATCAGCCTAGGGAGAGTAGCAGTGGGAGTAGTATAAACAAGCATCTTAATGATGCTGGGAAATATGTGAGGTATACTTCTGAGCAAGTTGAAGCTCTCGAACGAGTCTATGCCGAGTGCCCAAAGCCGAGTTCTTTGAGAAGGCAGCAGTTGATCCGAGATTGCCCCATTCTATCAAATATAGAGCCCAAGCAGATCAAAGTCTGGTTTCAGAACCGCAG ATGTCGAGAAAAGCAGAGAAAAGAGTCTTCGAGGCTTCAGACTGTTAACAGAAAATTATCAGCAATGAACAAATTGTTGATGGAGGAGAATGATAGACTGCAGAAACAGGTGTCTCAGCTTGTTTGTGAGAATGGATACATGCGCCAACAACTACATACT GCACCAGCTACTGATGCCAGCTGCGACTCTGTGGTTACAACTCCTCAGCATTCTCTCAGAGATGCTAATAATCCTGCTGG ACTTCTCTCCATAGCGGAGGAGACCTTGGCAGAGTTCCTTTCTAAGGCTACAGGAACTGCTGTCGATTGGGTCCAGATGCCTGGGATGAAG CCTGGTCCGGATTCGGTTGGGATCTTTGCTATTTCACAAAGTTGCAGTGGAGTGGCAGCTCGAGCCTGTGGTCTCGTAAGTCTAGAGCATACGAAG ATTACAGAGATTCTTAAAGATCGCCCATCTTGGTTTCGGGACTGTCGGAGCCTCGAAGTTTTTACTATGTTTCCTGCTGGAAATGGAGGGACTATAGAACTCATATATACACAG ACATATGCTCCTACTACACTGGCTCCTGCTAGGGATTTTTGGACCCTAAGATACACTACTACTTTAGACAATGGCAGCTTTGTG GTATGTGAGAGATCTCTTTCTGGTTCTGGTGCTGGTCCCAATGGGGCTTCCGCTGGGCAGTTTGTTAGAGCTGAAATGCTTCCTAGTGGTTATCTTATTCGACCGTGTGAGGGTGGAGGATCAATCATTCATATTGTTGACCACCTGAACCTTGAG GCTTGGAGTGTGCCGGAAGTGCTACGACCGCTTTATGAATCGTCCAAAGTTGTTGCACAAAAGAGGACTATTGCA GCATTGCGTTACATTAGGCAAATAGCTCAGGAGACAAGTGGTGAAGTTGTGTACAGTTTGGGCAGGCAGCCAGCTGTTCTGCGAACTTTTAGCCAAAGATTAATCAG AGGCTTTAATGATGCTGTCAATGGATTTAATGATGATGGCTGGTCATTGATCAACTGTGATGGTGCTGAAGACATTATTATGGCTGTAAATTCAACCAAGAATATGACTACTATGAATCCTTCTAATTCCTTTGCTTTTCTCGGTGGTATCCTGTGTGCAAAGGCTTCCATGCTACTCCAA AATGTTCCTCCAGCTGTCCTGGTTCGTTTCTTGAGGGAGCATCGTTCAGAGTGGGCTGATTTCAATGTTGATGCCTATGCGGCTGCATCTTTAAAATCTGGTTCATATGCGCATCCAGGGATGAGACCAACAAGGTTTACTGGTGGGCAAATCATCATGCCACTTGGTCACACTATTGAACATGAAGAG TTGCTTGAAGTTGTTCGTCTTGAGGGCCATTCTTTCTctcaagaagaagaatttgtaTCACGAGATATTCATCTCTTACAG ATATGTAGTGGAGTTGATGAGAATGCTGTTGGAGCCTGTTCAGAGCTTGTTTTTGCTCCAATTGATGAGTTGTTTCCAGATGATGCTCCATTGCTGCCCTCTGGTTTCCGAATTATTCCATTAGAATCAAAAACA AATGATTCAAAAGATGCCTTGACTACACATCGGACATTGGATCTGACATCCAGTTTTGAAGTGGGTTCAACAACAAACCAGAATGCTGGAGATTTGAATTCATTTCATAATGCTCGGTCAGTATTGACTATTGCCTTCCAGTTTCCCTTCGAGAGTAGTTTACAAGATAATGTTGCGTCCATGGCACGCCAATACGTACGAAATGTCATCTCATCAGTACAGAGAGTTGCAATGGCGATATCTCCATCAGGATTGAGTCCGCCCTTGGGACCAAAACTATCTCCTGGCTCTCCGGAAGCTCTAACACTGGCTAACTGGATCTACCATAGCTACAG TTATCATTTAGGGGCTGAACTGCTGCAACCAGATTCCTTGGGTGGTGATTCGATGTTGAAACATCTATGGCATCATCATGATGCGATTTTGTGTTGTTCATTGAAG TCACTGCCAGTTTTCATCTTTGCTAACCAGGCAGGGCTTGACATGCTGGAGACGACTCTTGTTGCTCTTCAGGACATCTCATTAGATAAGATATTTGATGAGTCTGGGCGTAAGACATTGTGCACCGACTTTGCTAAACTGATGCAGCAG GGATTTGCTTACTTGCCAGCTGGGATTTGCATGTCGACAATGGGGCGCCATGTCACATATGAACAAGCCATTGGATGGAAAGTCCTTTCCGGAGAAGACAACTCTGTTCACTGTCTTGCCTTCTCGTTTGTAAACTGGTCTTTTGTGTGA
- the LOC126789560 gene encoding (-)-germacrene D synthase-like isoform X1, translated as MSLEVLASQSQKPDTRPSANYTPSIWGDQFLTYATEEVDFTLKQQVLEFEREVKMMLLDPVKEPSQKLKLVDDIQRLGVSYHFEDEIDEVLKQMYHATYGSGVENDDDDLYTTAQRFRLFRQQGYNVSCDIFNKFKEENDKTFKESLLSDVSGLLSLYEAAHIRIHGEDILEEALAFTTAHLESIKHSLSPPLSEQVSHSLNQSLRKGLTRVEARYYLEIYQECNSHNKTLLMFAKLDFKLLQKIHQKELCEITRWWKDLDVRNELPFTRDRVTEVYFCWALSICFEPEYAFARRTLCKVTALTSILDDIYDVYGTLEELELFTEAIERWDICAMDALPNYMKVCYKALLDVYTEVEVELAKEGKLYRIHYAREAMKMQAKSYYLEAKWFHEKYTPTVDEYIALSSLTSGYPLLITTTFVTMGDIATQDTLDWLATYPKPVKGSAVVARLMDDLVSHKFEQQRGHVASAVECYVKEFGATEEEAIIELRSKVSDAWKDINESFLLPKAVSRPLLTRILNFACVMDVVYKYKDGYTTQHGMLKDLIASALIQQVPAV; from the exons ATGTCTCTTGAAGTTTTAGCCTCTCAATCTCAAAAGCCAGATACTAGACCTTCAGCAAATTACACTCCAAGCATTTGGGGTGATCAGTTTCTCACTTATGCTACCGAG GAAGTGGATTTCACTCTCAAGCAACAAGTcctagaatttgagagagaaGTGAAGATGATGCTACTGGATCCGGTTAAAGAGCCTtcacaaaaattaaaattggTTGATGACATCCAGCGCCTTGGAGTGTCCTATCATTTCGAAGATGAGATTGATGAAGTTCTGAAACAAATGTACCATGCCACTTATGGTAGTGGTGTggaaaatgatgatgatgatctttATACCACTGCTCAGCGTTTTCGGTTGTTTAGACAGCAAGGTTATAATGTGTCATGCG ATATATtcaacaagttcaaggaagaaAATGATAAAACATTTAAGGAATCGCTTCTGAGTGATGTATCAGGACTGTTAAGCTTGTACGAAGCCGCACATATTAGGATACACGGAGAAGACATACTAGAAGAGGCACTGGCCTTCACCACCGCTCATCTTGAGTCAATCAAACACAGTTTAAGCCCTCCACTTTCAGAGCAAGTATCTCATTCCTTGAATCAGTCACTTCGAAAGGGCCTAACCAGGGTGGAAGCAAGATATTACTTGGAGATCTACCAAGAATGCAATTCACATAACAAAACTCTCCTGATGTTTGCCAAGTTGGATTTCAAGCTGTTGCAGAAGATCCATCAAAAGGAACTTTgtgaaattacaag GTGGTGGAAGGACTTGGACGTAAGAAACGAGCTGCCGTTTACTAGAGATAGAGTTACTGAGGTTTACTTCTGCTGGGCTTTATCAATTTGCTTTGAACCTGAATATGCCTTTGCTAGGAGGACATTATGCAAAGTTACAGCCCTGACATCCATTCTCGATGACATCTACGATGTGTATGGCACACTCGAAGAACTAGAGCTCTTTACTGAAGCTATTGAGAG GTGGGATATTTGTGCCATGGATGCATTGCCAAACTATATGAAAGTTTGTTATAAGGCACTGCTGGATGTGTACACTGAAGTTGAAGTAGAGCTTGCGAAGGAGGGAAAGTTGTATCGAATCCACTATGCCAGAGAAGCT ATGAAAATGCAAGCTAAGAGTTACTATCTTGAAGCAAAATGGTTCCACGAGAAATACACACCGACAGTGGATGAATATATTGCCTTATCATCTCTGACCTCGGGCTATCCACTGCTTATAACCACCACTTTTGTAACAATGGGAGATATTGCTACACAAGACACACTTGACTGGTTGGCCACTTATCCCAAACCTGTGAAAGGTTCTGCAGTAGTTGCCCGACTTATGGATGACTTAGTTTCCCACAAA TTTGAGCAACAACGAGGACATGTTGCATCAGCTGTGGAGTGTTACGTGAAAGAGTTTGGTGctacagaagaagaagcaataATCGAATTGCGTAGTAAAGTCAGTGATGCATGGAAGGACATAAACGAATCCTTCCTCCTCCCTAAGGCTGTTTCAAGGCCACTACTGACTAGAATTCTCAACTTTGCATGTGTCATGGATGTTGTGTATAAGTACAAAGATGGTTACACTACTCAGCATGGTATGCTCAAGGATCTTATAGCTTCTGCACTTATCCAACAGGTGCCTGCCGTATAA
- the LOC126789560 gene encoding (-)-germacrene D synthase-like isoform X2, producing MSLEVLASQSQKPDTRPSANYTPSIWGDQFLTYATEEVDFTLKQQVLEFEREVKMMLLDPVKEPSQKLKLVDDIQRLGVSYHFEDEIDEVLKQMYHATYGSGVENDDDDLYTTAQRFRLFRQQGYNVSCDIFNKFKEENDKTFKESLLSDVSGLLSLYEAAHIRIHGEDILEEALAFTTAHLESIKHSLSPPLSEQVSHSLNQSLRKGLTRVEARYYLEIYQECNSHNKTLLMFAKLDFKLLQKIHQKELCEITRWWKDLDVRNELPFTRDRVTEVYFCWALSICFEPEYAFARRTLCKVTALTSILDDIYDVWDICAMDALPNYMKVCYKALLDVYTEVEVELAKEGKLYRIHYAREAMKMQAKSYYLEAKWFHEKYTPTVDEYIALSSLTSGYPLLITTTFVTMGDIATQDTLDWLATYPKPVKGSAVVARLMDDLVSHKFEQQRGHVASAVECYVKEFGATEEEAIIELRSKVSDAWKDINESFLLPKAVSRPLLTRILNFACVMDVVYKYKDGYTTQHGMLKDLIASALIQQVPAV from the exons ATGTCTCTTGAAGTTTTAGCCTCTCAATCTCAAAAGCCAGATACTAGACCTTCAGCAAATTACACTCCAAGCATTTGGGGTGATCAGTTTCTCACTTATGCTACCGAG GAAGTGGATTTCACTCTCAAGCAACAAGTcctagaatttgagagagaaGTGAAGATGATGCTACTGGATCCGGTTAAAGAGCCTtcacaaaaattaaaattggTTGATGACATCCAGCGCCTTGGAGTGTCCTATCATTTCGAAGATGAGATTGATGAAGTTCTGAAACAAATGTACCATGCCACTTATGGTAGTGGTGTggaaaatgatgatgatgatctttATACCACTGCTCAGCGTTTTCGGTTGTTTAGACAGCAAGGTTATAATGTGTCATGCG ATATATtcaacaagttcaaggaagaaAATGATAAAACATTTAAGGAATCGCTTCTGAGTGATGTATCAGGACTGTTAAGCTTGTACGAAGCCGCACATATTAGGATACACGGAGAAGACATACTAGAAGAGGCACTGGCCTTCACCACCGCTCATCTTGAGTCAATCAAACACAGTTTAAGCCCTCCACTTTCAGAGCAAGTATCTCATTCCTTGAATCAGTCACTTCGAAAGGGCCTAACCAGGGTGGAAGCAAGATATTACTTGGAGATCTACCAAGAATGCAATTCACATAACAAAACTCTCCTGATGTTTGCCAAGTTGGATTTCAAGCTGTTGCAGAAGATCCATCAAAAGGAACTTTgtgaaattacaag GTGGTGGAAGGACTTGGACGTAAGAAACGAGCTGCCGTTTACTAGAGATAGAGTTACTGAGGTTTACTTCTGCTGGGCTTTATCAATTTGCTTTGAACCTGAATATGCCTTTGCTAGGAGGACATTATGCAAAGTTACAGCCCTGACATCCATTCTCGATGACATCTACGATGT GTGGGATATTTGTGCCATGGATGCATTGCCAAACTATATGAAAGTTTGTTATAAGGCACTGCTGGATGTGTACACTGAAGTTGAAGTAGAGCTTGCGAAGGAGGGAAAGTTGTATCGAATCCACTATGCCAGAGAAGCT ATGAAAATGCAAGCTAAGAGTTACTATCTTGAAGCAAAATGGTTCCACGAGAAATACACACCGACAGTGGATGAATATATTGCCTTATCATCTCTGACCTCGGGCTATCCACTGCTTATAACCACCACTTTTGTAACAATGGGAGATATTGCTACACAAGACACACTTGACTGGTTGGCCACTTATCCCAAACCTGTGAAAGGTTCTGCAGTAGTTGCCCGACTTATGGATGACTTAGTTTCCCACAAA TTTGAGCAACAACGAGGACATGTTGCATCAGCTGTGGAGTGTTACGTGAAAGAGTTTGGTGctacagaagaagaagcaataATCGAATTGCGTAGTAAAGTCAGTGATGCATGGAAGGACATAAACGAATCCTTCCTCCTCCCTAAGGCTGTTTCAAGGCCACTACTGACTAGAATTCTCAACTTTGCATGTGTCATGGATGTTGTGTATAAGTACAAAGATGGTTACACTACTCAGCATGGTATGCTCAAGGATCTTATAGCTTCTGCACTTATCCAACAGGTGCCTGCCGTATAA